Proteins encoded together in one Triticum dicoccoides isolate Atlit2015 ecotype Zavitan chromosome 7B, WEW_v2.0, whole genome shotgun sequence window:
- the LOC119337048 gene encoding putative acyl-activating enzyme 19 isoform X2, with the protein MAAAAAAEEPCCISHAFGRAAPRYPARLAIVHAGDSGRRFACGDLLSAVSSLSRRIAAALPRPSTDHRGVDGSPGCSDRHGGGAGATPRVVGVCASPSVEYVAAVLAVLRCGEAFLPLDPSWPEDRVRSAVSASNAALVVSAGVSHEDDVLKGSSCPVLRFNGDIRQGLDDGEVWIGGDELAWPCEHERPREFCYVMFTSGSTGRPKGVCGTEKGLLNRFLWMQRRNPLCSDDVLLFKTSVSFVDHLQEFLSAVLTSTTLVIPPNNWRANPASLANLIKAYRISRVTIVPSLMEIILPTLEKNISCGYNSLKILVFSGEILSLVLWKRVREILPETTIINLYGTTEVSGDCTFFDCKDLPAILEREEITSVPIGFPIANCEVFLVKHAGIAAEGEICVSGACLFNGYLAEFLRSNHTEGSESSTYYKTGDYARRLKAGELVFLGRKDRSVKNYGQRFSLEEVESTLKEHPAVSDAAVTFQSKGSPDYKAYLVFKNKDEIVKDSVQYREVNSSQDVMASIRSWLIKKVPSAMIPSFFLHVKSLPLTSSGKVDYVKLSSSDCALEPCGIEQIKTESGPINPYLQVIKKAFCDALLVDEVSEFDDFFTLGGNSISAAHAAHKLEIDMRLLYIYPTPSKLLHASVVEHSNLVSPTDDPQPKKGLNVSTSIHGLFNPFAANADDSYHGGKARINGKRAHYQIAGSYGDETDGQLNKYPFSPDDRYQVNDFYLDTCLKDRNSVMGSQWILNFCLHKKWSIGRNRFMHDDEGKLQLEDVCSYVSYNKRGYLQELWNIPLNSCVDASPLLVLNNGMINIFIGSHSHLFLCIDGCNGSVRWSVKLEGRVECSAAITGDFSEVVVGCYKGKIYFHDMLTGKLSWTVQTDGEVKMQPVVDRTRNLIWCGSYDHCLYALNYKDRCCAYKVSCGGSIYGSPAVDMAHDRIYVACTSGLVTAISLEVPSFRIVWQYEARAAIFSSLAIDHQSGNVVCCLVNGLVIALNSHGTVVWKATVGGPIFAGACVSSALPSQVLIPSRDGSLYSFDIVY; encoded by the exons atggcggcggcggcggcggcggaggaaccGTGCTGCATCTCGCACGCCTTCGGCCGCGCCGCGCCCCGGTACCCTGCCCGACTCGCCATCGTCCACGCGGGCGACAGCGGGCGCCGCTTCGCCTGCGGCGACCTCCTATCCGCCGTCTCCTCGCTCTCCCGCCGCATCGCCGCCGCGCTTCCTCGCCCTTCCACCGACCACCGCGGCGTCGACGGATCCCCAG GCTGCTCGGATCGACACGGGGGAGGCGCGGGCGCGACGCCTAGGGTGGTGGGGGTGTGCGCCTCGCCGTCGGTGGAGTACGTCGCCGCCGTCCTTGCCGTGCTCAGGTGCGGGGAGGCGTTCCTGCCGCTGGACCCATCCTGGCCGGAGGACAGGGTCCGGTCAGCTGTCTCTGCCTCTAATGCGGCGCTGGTCGTATCGGCAGGGGTTTCGCATGAAGACGATGTTCTTAAGGGAAGCTCTTGCCCTGTTCTGCGATTCAATGGCGACATCCGGCAAGGGTTGGACGATGGAGAGGTTTGGATTGGTGGAGATGAGCTTGCTTGGCCGTGCGAGCACGAGAGACCGCGGGAGTTCTGCTATGTGATGTTCACGTCCGGTTCTACTGGAAGACCCAAAGGCGTTTGTGGAACGgagaaag GTCTTCTGAATCGCTTTTTGTGGATGCAAAGAAGGAATCCTTTGTGTTCGGATGATGTGTTGTTGTTTAAGACATCTGTCAGCTTTGTTGACCATCTTCAGGAGTTTCTTTCTGCTGTGTTGACTAGCACAACACTTGTCATTCCCCCCAATAATTGGAGAGCCAATCCAGCATCATTGGCCAACTTGATTAAG GCATATCGTATATCAAGGGTGACTATAGTTCCGTCGCTGATGGAGATAATACTACCTACCCTGGAGAAAAATATTTCATGTGGATATAACTctcttaagatcttggtatttagtGGGGAGATTCTGTCCTTAGTGCTGTGGAAGAGAGTTCGTGAAATTCTGCCAGAGACTACTATCATAAATTTGTATGGAACAACAGAG GTTTCTGGTGATTGTACATTCTTTGATTGCAAAGATCTGCCTGCAATTTTAGAGCGTGAAGAAATAACCAGTGTACCGATTGGATTTCCTATTGCAAATTGTGAAgtttttcttgtgaagcatgctgggATTGCAGCTGAAGGTGAAATTTGTGTCAGTGGAGCATGTTTATTCAACGGTTATTTAGCTGAGTTTCTGAGGAGTAATCACACTGAAGGCAGTGAAAGTTCTACATACTACAAAACGGGTGACTATGCTCGACGGCTGAAGGCTGGTGAACTTGTTTTCCTTGGGAGAAAGGACCGTTCTGTAAAGAATTATGGGCAGCGTTTTTCACTAGAAGAGGTAGAATCCACCTTAAAGGAACATCCTGCTGTCAGTGATGCTGCAGTTACTTTCCAAAGTAAAGGGTCTCCAGATTATAAGGCATACCTGGTGTTTAAGAATAAGGATGAAATTGTGAAAGATAGTGTGCAGTATAGAGAAGTAAATTCTTCTCAAGATGTCATGGCATCAATTCGAAGTTGGCTCATCAAGAAGGTTCCATCAGCTATGATTCCAAGCTTCTTTCTCCACGTGAAGTCCTTACCTTTGACATCTTCAGGAAAGGTTGACTATGTCAAGTTATCAAGTTCGGATTGTGCATTGGAACCATGTGGAATTGAGCAAATTAAGACTGAAAGTGGTCCAATTAATCCATATTTACAAGTTATTAaaaag GCATTTTGTGACGCCCTGCTTGTTGATGAAGTTTCCGAGTTTGATGATTTTTTCACTTTGGGTGGTAACTCAATTTCTGCCGCCCATGCAGCCCACAAGTTGGAGATTGACATGAGACTGCTTTATATCTATCCAACCCCTTCTAAGCTTTTGCATGCTTCAGTTGTGGAGCATAGTAATTTGGTTTCTCCTACTGATGACCCTCAGCCTAAGAAGGGCCTGAACGTATCTACAAGCATACATGGACTATTTAACCCGTTTGCTGCAAATGCGGATGATAGTTATCATGGAGGCAAAGCACGGATAAATGGAAAGCGTGCACATTATCAAATTGCAGGGAGTTATGGAGATGAAACAGATGGCCAGCTTAACAAATATCCATTCTCTCCTGATGATAGATACCAGGTAAACGACTTCTACTTGGATACATGCTTGAAGGACAGAAACAGTGTTATGGGGAGTCAGTGGATCTTGAACTTCTGTTTACACAAGAAGTGGTCTATTGGGCGCAACAGATTTATGCATGACGATGAAGGGAAGCTGCAACTTGAAGATGTTTGCTCATATGTTTCATACAACAAAAGAGGTTATCTTCAGGAACTTTGGAACATTCCTTTGAATTCATGTGTTGATGCCTCACCTTTGCTTGTCCTGAACAATGGGATGATAAACATATTTATTGGGTCCCATTCACATTTATTTCTCTGCATTGATGGTTGCAA TGGTTCAGTGAGGTGGAGTGTCAAATTGGAAGGACGTGTGGAGTGTTCTGCTGCTATTACTGGTGATTTTTCAGAG GTTGTGGTCGGATGTTATAAAGGGAAAATTTACTTTCATGATATGTTGACTGGTAAACTATCTTGGACAGTTCAAACAGATGGAGAG GTAAAAATGCAACCAGTTGTTGACAGGACAAGGAATTTAATATG GTGTGGCTCTTATGATCATTGTTTATATGCACTAAATTACAAAGATCGTTGCTGCGCTTACAAAGTATCTTGTGGTGGAAGCATCTATGGTTCTCCTGCTGTGGACATG GCACATGACAGGATCTATGTTGCTTGTACGAGTGGCCTTGTAACTGCAATATCCCTTGAG GTTCCATCATTCAGAATAGTTTGGCAATATGAAGCCAGGGCAGCAATTTTCAGTTCTCTTGCCATCGATCATCAAAGTGGAAATG TTGTTTGTTGCTTGGTGAACGGTCTGGTGATCGCATTGAACTCACATGGCACTGTTGTCTGGAAG GCAACTGTTGGTGGTCCTATTTTTGCTGGTGCATGTGTGTCATCTGCCCTTCCTTCTCAG GTCCTGATACCTTCCCGTGATGGAAGTTTATACTCCTTTGATATT GTTTACTAG
- the LOC119337048 gene encoding putative acyl-activating enzyme 19 isoform X1 produces the protein MAAAAAAEEPCCISHAFGRAAPRYPARLAIVHAGDSGRRFACGDLLSAVSSLSRRIAAALPRPSTDHRGVDGSPGCSDRHGGGAGATPRVVGVCASPSVEYVAAVLAVLRCGEAFLPLDPSWPEDRVRSAVSASNAALVVSAGVSHEDDVLKGSSCPVLRFNGDIRQGLDDGEVWIGGDELAWPCEHERPREFCYVMFTSGSTGRPKGVCGTEKGLLNRFLWMQRRNPLCSDDVLLFKTSVSFVDHLQEFLSAVLTSTTLVIPPNNWRANPASLANLIKAYRISRVTIVPSLMEIILPTLEKNISCGYNSLKILVFSGEILSLVLWKRVREILPETTIINLYGTTEVSGDCTFFDCKDLPAILEREEITSVPIGFPIANCEVFLVKHAGIAAEGEICVSGACLFNGYLAEFLRSNHTEGSESSTYYKTGDYARRLKAGELVFLGRKDRSVKNYGQRFSLEEVESTLKEHPAVSDAAVTFQSKGSPDYKAYLVFKNKDEIVKDSVQYREVNSSQDVMASIRSWLIKKVPSAMIPSFFLHVKSLPLTSSGKVDYVKLSSSDCALEPCGIEQIKTESGPINPYLQVIKKAFCDALLVDEVSEFDDFFTLGGNSISAAHAAHKLEIDMRLLYIYPTPSKLLHASVVEHSNLVSPTDDPQPKKGLNVSTSIHGLFNPFAANADDSYHGGKARINGKRAHYQIAGSYGDETDGQLNKYPFSPDDRYQVNDFYLDTCLKDRNSVMGSQWILNFCLHKKWSIGRNRFMHDDEGKLQLEDVCSYVSYNKRGYLQELWNIPLNSCVDASPLLVLNNGMINIFIGSHSHLFLCIDGCNGSVRWSVKLEGRVECSAAITGDFSEVVVGCYKGKIYFHDMLTGKLSWTVQTDGEVKMQPVVDRTRNLIWCGSYDHCLYALNYKDRCCAYKVSCGGSIYGSPAVDMAHDRIYVACTSGLVTAISLEVPSFRIVWQYEARAAIFSSLAIDHQSGNVVCCLVNGLVIALNSHGTVVWKATVGGPIFAGACVSSALPSQVLIPSRDGSLYSFDITSGDLLWSYDVGDPITASAFVDEVLASTPSGASERFACICTSSGKVRVLGIRADAEQEKDGYSVQEFAAMDLPGDIFSSPLMVGGCIFVGCRDDRLHCLSITSHP, from the exons atggcggcggcggcggcggcggaggaaccGTGCTGCATCTCGCACGCCTTCGGCCGCGCCGCGCCCCGGTACCCTGCCCGACTCGCCATCGTCCACGCGGGCGACAGCGGGCGCCGCTTCGCCTGCGGCGACCTCCTATCCGCCGTCTCCTCGCTCTCCCGCCGCATCGCCGCCGCGCTTCCTCGCCCTTCCACCGACCACCGCGGCGTCGACGGATCCCCAG GCTGCTCGGATCGACACGGGGGAGGCGCGGGCGCGACGCCTAGGGTGGTGGGGGTGTGCGCCTCGCCGTCGGTGGAGTACGTCGCCGCCGTCCTTGCCGTGCTCAGGTGCGGGGAGGCGTTCCTGCCGCTGGACCCATCCTGGCCGGAGGACAGGGTCCGGTCAGCTGTCTCTGCCTCTAATGCGGCGCTGGTCGTATCGGCAGGGGTTTCGCATGAAGACGATGTTCTTAAGGGAAGCTCTTGCCCTGTTCTGCGATTCAATGGCGACATCCGGCAAGGGTTGGACGATGGAGAGGTTTGGATTGGTGGAGATGAGCTTGCTTGGCCGTGCGAGCACGAGAGACCGCGGGAGTTCTGCTATGTGATGTTCACGTCCGGTTCTACTGGAAGACCCAAAGGCGTTTGTGGAACGgagaaag GTCTTCTGAATCGCTTTTTGTGGATGCAAAGAAGGAATCCTTTGTGTTCGGATGATGTGTTGTTGTTTAAGACATCTGTCAGCTTTGTTGACCATCTTCAGGAGTTTCTTTCTGCTGTGTTGACTAGCACAACACTTGTCATTCCCCCCAATAATTGGAGAGCCAATCCAGCATCATTGGCCAACTTGATTAAG GCATATCGTATATCAAGGGTGACTATAGTTCCGTCGCTGATGGAGATAATACTACCTACCCTGGAGAAAAATATTTCATGTGGATATAACTctcttaagatcttggtatttagtGGGGAGATTCTGTCCTTAGTGCTGTGGAAGAGAGTTCGTGAAATTCTGCCAGAGACTACTATCATAAATTTGTATGGAACAACAGAG GTTTCTGGTGATTGTACATTCTTTGATTGCAAAGATCTGCCTGCAATTTTAGAGCGTGAAGAAATAACCAGTGTACCGATTGGATTTCCTATTGCAAATTGTGAAgtttttcttgtgaagcatgctgggATTGCAGCTGAAGGTGAAATTTGTGTCAGTGGAGCATGTTTATTCAACGGTTATTTAGCTGAGTTTCTGAGGAGTAATCACACTGAAGGCAGTGAAAGTTCTACATACTACAAAACGGGTGACTATGCTCGACGGCTGAAGGCTGGTGAACTTGTTTTCCTTGGGAGAAAGGACCGTTCTGTAAAGAATTATGGGCAGCGTTTTTCACTAGAAGAGGTAGAATCCACCTTAAAGGAACATCCTGCTGTCAGTGATGCTGCAGTTACTTTCCAAAGTAAAGGGTCTCCAGATTATAAGGCATACCTGGTGTTTAAGAATAAGGATGAAATTGTGAAAGATAGTGTGCAGTATAGAGAAGTAAATTCTTCTCAAGATGTCATGGCATCAATTCGAAGTTGGCTCATCAAGAAGGTTCCATCAGCTATGATTCCAAGCTTCTTTCTCCACGTGAAGTCCTTACCTTTGACATCTTCAGGAAAGGTTGACTATGTCAAGTTATCAAGTTCGGATTGTGCATTGGAACCATGTGGAATTGAGCAAATTAAGACTGAAAGTGGTCCAATTAATCCATATTTACAAGTTATTAaaaag GCATTTTGTGACGCCCTGCTTGTTGATGAAGTTTCCGAGTTTGATGATTTTTTCACTTTGGGTGGTAACTCAATTTCTGCCGCCCATGCAGCCCACAAGTTGGAGATTGACATGAGACTGCTTTATATCTATCCAACCCCTTCTAAGCTTTTGCATGCTTCAGTTGTGGAGCATAGTAATTTGGTTTCTCCTACTGATGACCCTCAGCCTAAGAAGGGCCTGAACGTATCTACAAGCATACATGGACTATTTAACCCGTTTGCTGCAAATGCGGATGATAGTTATCATGGAGGCAAAGCACGGATAAATGGAAAGCGTGCACATTATCAAATTGCAGGGAGTTATGGAGATGAAACAGATGGCCAGCTTAACAAATATCCATTCTCTCCTGATGATAGATACCAGGTAAACGACTTCTACTTGGATACATGCTTGAAGGACAGAAACAGTGTTATGGGGAGTCAGTGGATCTTGAACTTCTGTTTACACAAGAAGTGGTCTATTGGGCGCAACAGATTTATGCATGACGATGAAGGGAAGCTGCAACTTGAAGATGTTTGCTCATATGTTTCATACAACAAAAGAGGTTATCTTCAGGAACTTTGGAACATTCCTTTGAATTCATGTGTTGATGCCTCACCTTTGCTTGTCCTGAACAATGGGATGATAAACATATTTATTGGGTCCCATTCACATTTATTTCTCTGCATTGATGGTTGCAA TGGTTCAGTGAGGTGGAGTGTCAAATTGGAAGGACGTGTGGAGTGTTCTGCTGCTATTACTGGTGATTTTTCAGAG GTTGTGGTCGGATGTTATAAAGGGAAAATTTACTTTCATGATATGTTGACTGGTAAACTATCTTGGACAGTTCAAACAGATGGAGAG GTAAAAATGCAACCAGTTGTTGACAGGACAAGGAATTTAATATG GTGTGGCTCTTATGATCATTGTTTATATGCACTAAATTACAAAGATCGTTGCTGCGCTTACAAAGTATCTTGTGGTGGAAGCATCTATGGTTCTCCTGCTGTGGACATG GCACATGACAGGATCTATGTTGCTTGTACGAGTGGCCTTGTAACTGCAATATCCCTTGAG GTTCCATCATTCAGAATAGTTTGGCAATATGAAGCCAGGGCAGCAATTTTCAGTTCTCTTGCCATCGATCATCAAAGTGGAAATG TTGTTTGTTGCTTGGTGAACGGTCTGGTGATCGCATTGAACTCACATGGCACTGTTGTCTGGAAG GCAACTGTTGGTGGTCCTATTTTTGCTGGTGCATGTGTGTCATCTGCCCTTCCTTCTCAG GTCCTGATACCTTCCCGTGATGGAAGTTTATACTCCTTTGATATT ACATCTGGTGATCTTCTTTGGTCATATGACGTCGGCGACCCAATTACTGCATCTGCTTTTGTTGATGAAGTGTTAGCATCAACACCATCTGGAGCATCAGAGAG ATTTGCTTGTATCTGCACAAGTTCTGGGAAGGTCCGTGTCCTTGGGATTAGAGCTGATGCCGAGCAGGAGAAAGATGGTTACTCTGTGCAAGAGTTTGCAGCCATGGATCTTCCTGGGGACATATTCTCGTCACCCTTGATGGTGGGTGGGTGCATCTTTGTTGGCTGCAGAGATGATCGGCTACATTGTCTCTCAATCACTTCACATCCATAA